In Mytilus trossulus isolate FHL-02 chromosome 14, PNRI_Mtr1.1.1.hap1, whole genome shotgun sequence, a genomic segment contains:
- the LOC134697360 gene encoding tetratricopeptide repeat protein 29-like isoform X1 — translation MAATLPPINNRGQNGVGNRNVFMPTPPRGPPSGRLQPIKVPGKAERDLFFKQEKLRQQQPELSKKQTTRYRNSYKHNLCLDMLQDGYHKSFSELFALIKQQEEERQRQGEESLMWTMVMLKDQHEKLDMLKQHLCKAEEAERKGDFGEVYRSRYELARYFQSGGDKWLADHFFTTCLQTSAQVKGDNGKTQAQGYLNVGLALEEQGDVLSAAEHFEAYYKLSVDHREWIQADNLTFHTDACINLWRIYSSIAASIEEEDPQESLDYLIKALKLATESQDKELQGIASYRLGHAYEQNGDGETALLHLNEYLKICTAESDSEGIGKACDAIAKAYAKQGKVEESITYLKKFVEVAEKSGEEVALSKACHNLGNIFNSLGRYSEATEYFSKSYNLSRSLGDKEAISTNRVQFGIAMAHKMMKGLDSHTVMGTRPALERLIEWKNARVDEFEKPFPEPKKEEPKPREPTPPPPQSQVTEETEQEPQEEEKVDDTKTKSEGSEDTSSVTETTAS, via the exons ATGGCGGCGACATTGCCGCCGATAAACAACAGAGGGCAAAATGGTGTTGGGAATAGAAATGTTTTCATGCCCACTCCACCTAGAGGCCCACCAAGTGGCAGATTACAACCTATTAAGGTACCAGGCAAAGCTGAAAgggatttgttttttaaacaagaaaaattaagacaacaaCAGCCTGAACTAAGCAAAAAGCAGACCACAAG GTACAGAAATTCATATAAACATAACTTGTGCTTAGACATGCTACAAGATGGATATCATAAATCATTTAGTGAACTTTTTGCACTTATAAAACAACAAGAAGAAGAAAGACAAAGACAAGGTGAAGAGTCATTAATGTGGACAATGGTCATGTTAAAAGACCAACATGAAAAACTGGACATGTTAAAACAACATTTGTGTAAAGCAGAAGAAGCTGAAAGAAAAG GTGATTTTGGTGAGGTATACAGAAGTAGATATGAACTTGCCAGATATTTTCAATCAGGTGGAGATAAGTGGTTAGCTGatcatttttttacaacttGTTTACAAACCAGTGCCCAGGTCAAAGGTGATAATGGGAAAACACAAGCACAAGGATATTTAAATGTTGGATTAGCTTTAGAGGAACAAG GAGATGTTTTGTCAGCTGCTGAACATTTTGAAGCTTATTATAAACTTTCTGTGGACCATAGAGAATGGATACAGGCAGATAACTTAACATTCCACACTGATGCCTGTATCAACTTATGGAGGATTTACTCTTCAATAGCTGCTAGTATAGAAGAGGAGGATCCACAAGAGTCATTAGATTATTTGATCAAGGCCTTAAAATTAGCAACAGAAA GTCAAGACAAAGAGTTACAAGGAATAGCCTCCTACAGATTAGGTCATGCTTATGAACAGAATGGAGATGGGGAGACTGCTCTATTG catttaaatgaatatttgaaaatctgtACCGCTGAGAGTGACAGTGAAGGAATTGGTAAAGCTTGTGATGCAATCGCAAAGGCTTATGCAAA ACAAGGTAAAGTTGAAGAAAGCATCACCTACCTGAAGAAATTTGTTGAAGTAGCTGAGAAAAGTGGAGAGGAAGTGGCTCTTAGTAAAGCTTGTCATAACTTAGGAAATATATTTAATTCTCTG gGTCGCTATTCAGAGGCAACAGAATATTTCAGTAAATCTTACAATTTATCACGGTCCCTGGGAGACAAAGAAGCCATCAGTACTAACAGGGTACAGTTTGGTATTGCTATGGCCCACAAGATGATGAAGGGACTAGACAGCCACACAGTGATGGGAACAAGACCTGCATTGGAAAGATTGATCGAGTGGAAAAACGCTAGAGTTGATGAATTTGAAAAGCCCTTCCCAGAACCTA AAAAAGAAGAGCCAAAACCCAGAGAGCCAACGCCCCCACCACCACAGTCTCAAGTGACTGAAGAAACAGAGCAGGAGCCACAGGAAGAGGAGAAAGTAGACGATACCAAAACTAAATCTGAGGGGTCTGAAGATACCTCATCTGTCACTGAAACTACAGCTAGCTGA
- the LOC134697360 gene encoding tetratricopeptide repeat protein 29-like isoform X2 produces MAATLPPINNRGQNGVGNRNVFMPTPPRGPPSGRLQPIKVPGKAERDLFFKQEKLRQQQPELSKKQTTRYRNSYKHNLCLDMLQDGYHKSFSELFALIKQQEEERQRQGEESLMWTMVMLKDQHEKLDMLKQHLCKAEEAERKGDFGEVYRSRYELARYFQSGGDKWLADHFFTTCLQTSAQVKGDNGKTQAQGYLNVGLALEEQGDVLSAAEHFEAYYKLSVDHREWIQADNLTFHTDACINLWRIYSSIAASIEEEDPQESLDYLIKALKLATESQDKELQGIASYRLGHAYEQNGDGETALLHLNEYLKICTAESDSEGIGKACDAIAKAYAKQGKVEESITYLKKFVEVAEKSGEEVALSKACHNLGNIFNSLGRYSEATEYFSKSYNLSRSLGDKEAISTNRVQFGIAMAHKMMKGLDSHTVMGTRPALERLIEWKNARVDEFEKPFPEPIPEWELRKRRAKTQRANAPTTTVSSD; encoded by the exons ATGGCGGCGACATTGCCGCCGATAAACAACAGAGGGCAAAATGGTGTTGGGAATAGAAATGTTTTCATGCCCACTCCACCTAGAGGCCCACCAAGTGGCAGATTACAACCTATTAAGGTACCAGGCAAAGCTGAAAgggatttgttttttaaacaagaaaaattaagacaacaaCAGCCTGAACTAAGCAAAAAGCAGACCACAAG GTACAGAAATTCATATAAACATAACTTGTGCTTAGACATGCTACAAGATGGATATCATAAATCATTTAGTGAACTTTTTGCACTTATAAAACAACAAGAAGAAGAAAGACAAAGACAAGGTGAAGAGTCATTAATGTGGACAATGGTCATGTTAAAAGACCAACATGAAAAACTGGACATGTTAAAACAACATTTGTGTAAAGCAGAAGAAGCTGAAAGAAAAG GTGATTTTGGTGAGGTATACAGAAGTAGATATGAACTTGCCAGATATTTTCAATCAGGTGGAGATAAGTGGTTAGCTGatcatttttttacaacttGTTTACAAACCAGTGCCCAGGTCAAAGGTGATAATGGGAAAACACAAGCACAAGGATATTTAAATGTTGGATTAGCTTTAGAGGAACAAG GAGATGTTTTGTCAGCTGCTGAACATTTTGAAGCTTATTATAAACTTTCTGTGGACCATAGAGAATGGATACAGGCAGATAACTTAACATTCCACACTGATGCCTGTATCAACTTATGGAGGATTTACTCTTCAATAGCTGCTAGTATAGAAGAGGAGGATCCACAAGAGTCATTAGATTATTTGATCAAGGCCTTAAAATTAGCAACAGAAA GTCAAGACAAAGAGTTACAAGGAATAGCCTCCTACAGATTAGGTCATGCTTATGAACAGAATGGAGATGGGGAGACTGCTCTATTG catttaaatgaatatttgaaaatctgtACCGCTGAGAGTGACAGTGAAGGAATTGGTAAAGCTTGTGATGCAATCGCAAAGGCTTATGCAAA ACAAGGTAAAGTTGAAGAAAGCATCACCTACCTGAAGAAATTTGTTGAAGTAGCTGAGAAAAGTGGAGAGGAAGTGGCTCTTAGTAAAGCTTGTCATAACTTAGGAAATATATTTAATTCTCTG gGTCGCTATTCAGAGGCAACAGAATATTTCAGTAAATCTTACAATTTATCACGGTCCCTGGGAGACAAAGAAGCCATCAGTACTAACAGGGTACAGTTTGGTATTGCTATGGCCCACAAGATGATGAAGGGACTAGACAGCCACACAGTGATGGGAACAAGACCTGCATTGGAAAGATTGATCGAGTGGAAAAACGCTAGAGTTGATGAATTTGAAAAGCCCTTCCCAGAACCTA TTCCTGAATGGGAGCTTAG AAAAAGAAGAGCCAAAACCCAGAGAGCCAACGCCCCCACCACCACAGTCTCAAGTGACTGA
- the LOC134697579 gene encoding leucine-rich repeat-containing protein 15-like has protein sequence MLLNYMSILSVFLQVLTVHSQQCLQGCKCSSKVTICAFTQISGIPTNLPTAITALTISGSVSSPNSFGHLSPSAFSFSRMSHLIMRYCGIDAIDAGAFRTLPELKRLNLEFNRIKTFTQQSFQGLSKLTSLDLTGNKNCDIRSNAFNGLSTLLDLRLGEMDLDRLDLNLFKSLHSLVTLDLHGNKFKTLDWTVISSLTNLKHVDLSGNQLTTIPSNVSSLFTQIVTKKGSIHLGNNPWKCNWEIKWLKNMSVSFSSVFSIGNIICDSPANLQYISLISVPDPKLEPILPKILYCDKTTVTVNEE, from the exons ATGTTGCTAAATTATATGAGTATCCTTTCTGTGTTTCTCCAAGTTTTGACAGTTCACAGTCAGCAGTGCCTTCAAGGATGTAAATGTTCGTCAAAAGTAACAATATGTGCATTCACCCAAATTAGTGGAATTCCAACCAATCTTCCGACAGCAATTACAGCGTTGACAATTTCAGGCAGTGTATCTAGTCCAAATTCATTTGGGCATCTCAGTCCATCTGCGTTTTCATTTTCAAGAATGTCCCATTTAATAATGAGGTATTGTGGAATTGATGCAATAGACGCTGGGGCATTTAGAACATTACCCGAATTGAAAAGATTGAATTTAGAATTCAACAGAATTAAGACATTTACACAGCAGTCGTTTCAAGGATTATCAAAGTTAACATCACTCGATCTGACCGGTAACAAAAACTGTGACATTAGATCAAATGCTTTTAATGGATTGTCAACTTTATTAGATCTACGATTAGGCGAAATGGACTTGGATAGACttgatttaaatttgtttaaatcgCTGCATAGTCTTGTTACCCTTGATCTTCATggcaataaatttaaaacacttGACTGGACTGTTATATCGTCGCTGACAAATTTGAAGCATGTCGATCTTTCCGGAAATCAATTAACAACAATTCCATCTAATGTGTCGTCACTATTCACACAAATAGTGACAAAGAAGGGGAGCATACATCTTGGAAATAACCCTTGGAAATGTAACTGGGAAATCAAATGGCTGAAAAACATGTCAGTGTCCTTCAGTTCCGTGTTCAGTATAGGAAACATTATTTGCGATTCACCTGCAAATCTTCAATACATTTCATTAATCAGTGTTCCTGATCCTAAACTAGAACCTATACTTCCAAAGATTTTATATTGTGACAAAACAACAGTAACAGTGAATGAAG AATGA
- the LOC134697016 gene encoding leucine-rich repeat-containing protein 4C-like, with translation MYLQFMKAVIFVQLVSSAQSQQCRQGCKCSSKVTICAFTQISGVPNNLPTAITALTISGSVSSPNSFGHLSPSAFSSSRMSHLIMRYCGIDAVDAGAFRTLPELKRLNLEFNKIQTLTQTSFQGLTKLTALDLTGNINCDIKPNTFDGLSTLLELRLGEMDLDTLDLILLKPLQSLTTLDLHGNKLKTLDWTVLSSLTNLKHVDLSGNQLTTIPSNVSSLFTQIVTKKGSIHLGNNPWKCNWEIKWLKNMSVSFSSVFSIGNIICDSPANLQYISLINVPDPKLDPILPKILYCDKTKVTVNEGSSVFINCTIKGDSITVKWINPTGTPFSSSSLQQNGHNVDVNGSLYIAGTSSADRGNWTLSVSSKFGEDERTVDVNVILSTTTTTTTTTTTTTTTTTPAPTTITTTLPTTTPTTTPTTTRMVTTTMSTASSTILTMSTVPSQTKEPESPEAPNMLMYYAAGGGGGFLLLLITIIICCLKCKKSGHVNDAERFDSVKTPRKTPRPRRVNVAPRANSLKHAYY, from the coding sequence atgtatcTACAATTTATGAAAGCGGTAATATTTGTTCAGCTAGTTTCGTCAGCTCAAAGTCAGCAGTGCCGTCAAGGATGTAAATGTTCGTCAAAAGTAACAATATGTGCATTCACCCAAATAAGTGGAGTTCCAAACAATCTCCCGACAGCAATCACAGCGTTGACAATTTCAGGCAGCGTATCAAGTCCAAATTCATTTGGGCATCTCAGTCCGTCTGCGTTTTCATCTTCCAGAATGTCCCATTTAATAATGAGGTATTGTGGGATTGATGCAGTGGACGCTGGAGCATTTAGAACATTACCCGAATTGAAAAGATTGAATTTAGAGTTCAACAAAATTCAGACATTAACACAGACATCATTTCAAGGATTAACAAAGTTAACAGCACTCGATCTGACGGGAAATATAAACTGTGACATTAAACCGAATACATTTGATGGATTATCAACTTTATTAGAGCTACGCTTAGGTGAAATGGACTTGGATACGCTTGATTTAATTTTGCTAAAACCGTTGCAAAGTCTTACCACTCTCGATCTTCAtggcaataaattaaaaacactgGACTGGACTGTTCTATCGTCGCTGACAAATTTGAAGCATGTTGATCTTTCCGGAAATCAATTAACAACAATTCCATCTAATGTGTCGTCACTATTCACACAAATAGTGACAAAGAAGGGGAGCATACATCTTGGAAATAACCCTTGGAAATGTAACTGGGAAATCAAATGGCTGAAAAACATGTCAGTGTCCTTCAGTTCCGTGTTCAGTATAGGAAACATTATTTGCGATTCACCGGCAAATCTTCAATACATTTCATTAATCAATGTTCCTGATCCTAAACTAGATCCGATACTTCCAAAAATTTTATATTGtgacaaaacaaaagtaacagtGAATGAAGGTTCGTCTGTATTTATAAACTGTACGATAAAAGGCGATTCAATAACTGTCAAGTGGATAAATCCGACTGGAACCCCGTTCTCGTCTTCCTCTTTACAACAAAATGGACATAACGTGGACGTGAACGGTAGTTTGTATATTGCTGGCACTTCATCAGCCGACCGTGGCAACTGGACGTTATCGGTATCATCGAAGTTCGGCGAAGATGAAAGGACTGTTGatgttaatgtaattttatcaacaacaacaacaacaacaacgacGACAACTACAACAACCACAACAACCACACCGGCACCAACAACAATTACAACAACGCTGCCAACTACAACGCCAACTACGACGCCGACAACTACGAGGATGGTAACGACAACTATGTCAACAGCATCGTCTACGATTTTGACAATGTCGACTGTTCCTTCACAAACCAAGGAACCAGAATCACCGGAAGCGCCAAATATGTTAATGTATTACGCAGCAGGTGGTGGTGGTggatttttattgttgttgatCACTATAATTATATGTTGTTTAAAATGTAAGAAATCTGGACATGTAAATGATGCTGAACGATTTGATTCTGTGAAAACACCGCGGAAAACACCAAGACCTAGAAGGGTTAATGTGGCTCCACGAGCAAATAGTTTGAAACATGCTTACTATTGA